From one Rosa rugosa chromosome 4, drRosRugo1.1, whole genome shotgun sequence genomic stretch:
- the LOC133742801 gene encoding protein NTM1-like 9: protein MAVLSMESLPLGFRFRPTDEELINHYLRLKINGRHSEVQVIPEIDVCKWEPWDLPKLSMIKSDDQEWFFFCPRDRKYPNGHRSNRATDAGYWKATGKDRTIKSRQFKSATNNTGLVGMKKTLVFYRGRAPKGERTSWIMHEYRPTQKELDGTAPGQCAFVLCRLFHKPEEKAEVLKYDEVDQPGLSPTTSPDETSSDIVQESATPDMKGGKESEGISRWNDSFDHMTPDTLTVPPNDSYMAASDVEVYGPEDTIFPGHYHLPGEVGFYDPNEPTIDCKIFSPSHSPFNAELDYVGSPLEFGNYNNGSHFQDGTCEQDVYLPEVFDEFGNKQYESSCEESTSQKNLVGVSEAYLSDHSFMLQAIPPENSSLNAAWGYADTKMTEHNLDMRARGLSNEQFDTSYQAEAPASIYDHKPRMENIGYPGNSYADSAVSNNLDESTNWKNGDNHSSDQVGRPRIMIRSRLPQERPNSNSVIQGEAYRRIRLAVDNHTRVSNHSKEEDEGHSIITEARETVQESLTSDEREEVHAIIDEEEVTSRDYSANNDSDLVGKTGISCNTRQPPEASNSDTPVTQGTASRRIRLAMTSSPGSVADSNVRDTKHGQEDEVESSIIEACEAIEKTPNLNKQEVECHPLKLDASRKIAVEPSTTLIDENKKTTEEVATKIRSRTGGNDNSLHSSRIGMSVRSKAAASKYHGLIILFIISVGIPLVLTMFIAFSGIWISH from the exons ATGGCGGTGTTGTCGATGGAGTCGCTGCCGCTGGGATTCCGATTCCGGCCGACGGACGAGGAGCTGATCAACCACTACCTGCGCCTCAAGATCAACGGCCGTCATTCCGAGGTCCAAGTCATCCCCGAAATCGACGTCTGCAAATGGGAGCCCTGGGATTTGCCAA AGCTATCGATGATAAAGTCGGATGATCAGGAATGGTTCTTCTTCTGCCCCCGTGACAGGAAGTATCCGAATGGTCATCGTTCCAACAGAGCCACAGATGCTGGCTACTGGAAGGCGACCGGGAAGGACCGCACCATCAAGTCCCGTCAGTTCAAGTCTGCTACTAATAACACGGGCTTGGTTGGGATGAAGAAGACGTTGGTTTTCTACAGAGGCCGCGCTCCCAAGGGCGAGCGTACCAGCTGGATCATGCATGAGTATCGTCCCACCCAGAAGGAGCTGGATGGTACTGCTCCTGGACAG TGTGCCTTTGTTCTGTGTCGCCTGTTCCATAAACCAGAGGAGAAGGCTGAAGTTCTAAAGTATGATGAAGTAGACCAACCTGGCTTATCTCCTACCACCTCTCCTGATGAGACATCTTCAGATATAGTTCAGGAATCAGCTACCCCAGATATGAAAGGTGGAAAGGAATCAGAAGGTATATCGAGGTGGAATGACAGTTTTGACCACATGACCCCTGATACTCTGACTGTGCCACCTAATGACAGTTATATGGCGGCTTCTGATGTGGAAGTCTATGGACCAGAAGACACAATCTTTCCG GGACATTATCATCTGCCAGGAGAAGTGGGGTTCTATGATCCCAATGAACCCACGATTGACTGCAAAATCTTTTCACCATCGCATTCACCATTCAATGCAGAGCTAGATTATGTGGGTTCACCTCTTGAGTTTGGCAATTATAACAATGGATCGCATTTTCAGGATGGCACATGTGAACAGGATGTATACCTCCCAGAGGTGTTCGATGAGTTTGGCAATAAACAGTATGAGAGCTCCTGTGAGGAGtcaaccagtcagaagaactTGGTTGGGGTCAGTGAGGCCTATCTATCTGATCATTCATTCATGTTGCAAGCCATACCACCAGAAAACTCATCGCTGAATGCTGCATGGGGTTACGCAGACACCAAAATGACCGAG CATAATCTGGACATGAGAGCTCGTGGCTTGTCCAATGAGCAATTTGATACTTCCTACCAAGCTGAAGCTccagcatcgatttatgaccataaACCTAGAATGGAAAATATCGGTTATCCCGGTAACTCATATGCTGATTCTGCTGTGTCGAATAATTTGGATGAATCTACCAATTGGAAGAATGGTGATAACCATAGCAGTGATCAAGTTGGTAGACCTAGAATCATGATCAGGTCCCGCCTTCCTCAAGAACGACCAAATTCGAACTCTGTGATTCAGGGAGAGGCCTACAGAAGAATTCGTTTAGCAGTTGATAACCATACAAGGGTTTCAAACCATagcaaagaagaagatgaagggcATTCAATTATCACCGAG GCCAGAGAAACTGTACAGGAGAGTCTTACCTCTGATGAACGGGAGGAAGTTCATGCAATAATCGATGAGGAAGAAGTAACCAGTAGGGATTATTCTGCTAACAATGATTCCGATCTTGTTGGTAAAACTGGAATCAGTTGTAATACCAGGCAACCTCCAGAGGCATCAAACTCAGACACACCCGTTACTCAGGGCACGGCTTCTAGAAGAATCCGCTTGGCGATGACTAGTTCACCTGGGTCAGTTGCCGATAGTAATGTGAGAGATACAAAGCATGGGCAAGAAGATGAAGTGGAATCTAGTATTATTGAG GCCTGCGAAGCCATAGAGAAAACTCCTAATCTGAACAAGCAGGAGGTAGAGTGTCATCCTCTGAAGTTGGATGCGAGCAGGAAAATTGCGGTAGAACCCTCAACAACACTGATTGATGAGAACAAGAAAACCACTGAAGAAGTCGCAACAAAGATCAGGTCAAGGACGGGAGGGAATGATAATTCGTTACATAGCAGCCGTATTGGGATGTCAGTGCGTTCCAAGGCAGCAGCATCTAAATATCATGGCCTGATTATCTTGTTCATTATTTCAGTTGGGATTCCCTTGGTTCTAACCATGTTCATAGCCTTTAGTGGGATCTGGATATCCCATTAG
- the LOC133742803 gene encoding uncharacterized protein LOC133742803 gives MILVAIVAEMMEEYTALLARILEHMFQSAPFPRRVRFLILRNLPFVSTYPLLPPPPRPLFGAPAAA, from the coding sequence atgATACTGGTGGCGATAGTGGCGGAGATGATGGAGGAGTACACGGCGTTGCTGGCCAGGATTCTGGAGCACATGTTCCAGTCTGCACCTTTTCCGAGGAGGGTTCGGTTTCTGATTCTCAGAAACCTTCCTTTTGTGTCCACATACCCTCTTCTTCCTCCCCCTCCTCGTCCTTTGTTTGGAGCCCCTGCTGCTGCTTAG
- the LOC133707162 gene encoding uncharacterized protein LOC133707162, with the protein MTSNNNESVAAGEPPVPLMNIVVSAPPTGTAATDHSVWRVEIKPENRDRCCMRALAVAFLIVIACLAVYMILYATLNISKLPAYILYGVLMVLALGSALRLAFFYEQILTAATDVQKVRGKSDASHAT; encoded by the exons ATGACGAGCAACAACAACGAGAGTGTCGCCGCCGGTGAGCCACCGGTTCCACTGATGAACATCGTCGTTTCTGCACCACCGACCGGCACCGCCGCT ACAGATCACTCGGTTTGGAGAGTTGAAATTAAACCAGAAAATCGAGACAGG TGCTGTATGAGAGCACTGGCCGTGGCATTTTTAATTGTCATAGCTTGTCTGGCGGTGTACATGATTTTATATGCTACCCTTAATATCTCTAAGCTGCCGGCTTACATTCTGTACG GTGTTCTTATGGTTCTCGCACTTGGAAGTGCACTGAGACTAGCTTTCTTCTATGAACAGATATTGACAGCGGCCACAGATGTGCAAAAG GTACGTGGAAAATCAGATGCAAGTCATGCAACCTGA
- the LOC133746057 gene encoding uncharacterized protein LOC133746057 — translation MQSPQTSTPSTHSTNSSAITLSTLASSYIKTMSTEAAKPTGYKQLDRELREMITSITNRVTDHHKSGSAHGHEEDEDEHGVRIITLAGNNTGATLRSELDDHQDNHRKRGGHHGLHLGSPDEDPEGLSTYVNSNFQAINNSLVMGGSYTTNDPGVHLDITDFFEPHGHSKPEKKGWKGKKKEKSDQHQEHDDE, via the coding sequence ATGCAATCTCCCCAAACCTCAACACCTTCAACTCACAGCACAAACTCATCAGCCATCACCCTCTCCACCCTTGCGTCCTCTTACATCAAAACCATGTCGACCGAGGCAGCCAAGCCCACTGGCTACAAGCAACTCGACCGCGAGCTCCGTGAAATGATCACTTCCATCACCAACCGCGTGACCGATCATCACAAGTCCGGCTCGGCCCACGGCCACGAGGAGGACGAGGACGAGCATGGTGTGAGGATCATCACCCTTGCCGGAAACAACACCGGAGCCACATTGCGGAGCGAGTTGGATGATCATCAGGACAATCATCGTAAACGTGGCGGCCATCATGGTCTTCATCTAGGAAGTCCTGATGAAGACCCCGAGGGGCTGAGCACATATGTGAACAGCAACTTCCAAGCCATCAACAACTCGCTCGTGATGGGGGGTAGCTACACTACTAATGATCCGGGTGTTCATCTCGACATTACTGATTTTTTCGAACCACATGGGCATAGTAAGCCGGAGAAGAAGGGGTGGAAGGgtaagaaaaaagagaagagcGACCAGCATCAGGAGCATGATGATGAGTGA
- the LOC133743846 gene encoding dolichol-phosphate mannosyltransferase subunit 1, with amino-acid sequence MEKTKNKYSIIVPTYNERLNIALLVYLVFKHLRDVDFEIIIVDDGSPDGTQQVVQQLQELYGHDRILLRARAKKLGLGTAYIHGLKHASGNFVVIMDADLSHHPKYLPSFIKKQLETDATIVTGTRYVKGGGVHGWNLMRKLTSRGANVLAQTLLWPGVSDLTGSFRLYRKSALEDIISSCVSKGYVFQMEMIVRASRKGYHIEEVPITFVDRVYGISKLGGSEIVEYLKGLAYLLVTT; translated from the exons ATGGAGAAGACGAAGAACAAGTACAGTATCATAGTCCCAACCTATAACGAGCGCCTCAACATCGCCCTCCTCGTCTACCTCGTCTTCAAGCATCTCCG GGATGTTgactttgagatcatcattgtTGACGATGGATCCCCTGACGGTACTCAGCAGGTGGTTCAGCAATTGCAGGAGCTGTACGGTCACGATCGCATC CTGTTGAGAGCTAGAGCTAAGAAGCTTGGGTTGG GAACGGCTTACATTCATGGATTGAAGCATGCATCTGGGAATTTTGTTGTGATAATGGATGCAGATTTGTCACATCAT CCAAAGTATTTGCCAAGCTTCATCAA GAAACAGTTGGAGACTGATGCTACTATAGTTACTGGAACCCGTTATGTTAAAGGTGGGGGTGTACATGGGTGGAATCTTATGCGCAAACTAACAAGTAGGGGGGCCAATGTACTTGCACAGACGCTTTTATGGCCTGGCGTATCAGACTTGACAGGATCTTTCCG GCTTTATAGAAAATCAGCTCTTGAAGATATCATTAGTTCCTGTGTCAGCAAGGGATATGTATTTCAGATGGAAATGATAGTTCGGGCCTCTAGAAAAGGCTACCATATCGAAGAG GTTCCAATCACTTTTGTTGACAGAGTATATGGAATTTCAAAGCTCGGAGGTTCTGAAATTGTCGAATATCTGAAAGGCCTTGCCTATCTTCTTGTTACAACATGA
- the LOC133745401 gene encoding WAT1-related protein At3g30340-like isoform X2 yields MAGEMKGFDEWKPFIAMVAIDFAFAIVNILLKKVLDEGMNHLVLITYRLTISTIFLAPISYFWERNSRPKLTPRIVCYLFLSAIVGSSITQYFFLLGIQYTSATFACAFVNMVPMVTFIMAVPFGLEKVNLKCNSGRAKVLGTLVCLCGAAILTLYKGVPLFDHSKSTSTQITMMDHGIKLSSTRNKERWTIGSIALVAGTLLWSSWFLVQSNIGKLYPCQYSSTTIMNFFGAIQSGILGLCTSKNLSVWVLRGKAQVLTVMFAGMIASGLGFVGMSWCVKKRGPVFTAAFSPLVQIMAAVIGIPMFHEQLHLGSLLGSIIVIIGLYILLWGKNKEMQKYMAKLAQEAEAMKEQEQPSPPPVIIRVSVDDDSRCP; encoded by the exons ATGGCCGGGGAGATGAAGGGATTCGACGAATGGAAGCCTTTCATTGCTATGGTAGCCATAGATTTTGCGTTTGCCATAGTGAATATTCTGCTCAAGAAAGTGCTTGATGAAGGAATGAACCATTTGGTTCTCATTACGTATCGGTTGACAATTTCGACCATCTTCTTGGCTCCAATTAGCTACTTTTGGGAAAG GAATAGTAGACCAAAACTCACACCAAGGATTGTATGTTACCTCTTCTTGAGTGCCATTGTTGG GTCATCCATAACACAGTACTTCTTTCTCCTTGGAATCCAATACACATCTGCTACTTTTGCTTGTGCCTTTGTCAACATGGTGCCTATGGTCACATTCATCATGGCAGTACCGTTCGG GTTAGAGAAGGTGAACTTGAAATGCAATAGCGGTAGAGCCAAAGTACTCGGTACACTGGTGTGCTTATGCGGTGCAGCGATATTGACACTTTACAAAGGAGTTCCTTTGTTTGATCATTCGAAATCTACGAGTACTCAAATTACCATGATGGATCATGGTATCAAGCTGAGCAGCACCAGAAACAAAGAGAGATGGACTATTGGTTCAATAGCTTTGGTTGCAGGAACACTGTTATGGTCTTCATGGTTTCTAGTGCAATCAAACATAGGCAAGCTATATCCATGTCAGTATTCCAGCACTACTATAATGAACTTCTTTGGTGCCATTCAGTCCGGAATCTTAGGTTTGTGCACTAGTAAGAACCTCTCCGTGTGGGTTCTGAGGGGAAAAGCACAAGTTCTCACTGTCATGTTTGCC GGGATGATAGCATCAGGCTTGGGCTTTGTGGGGATGTCATGGTGTGTGAAGAAAAGGGGACCTGTGTTTACTGCAGCATTTAGCCCCCTTGTTCAGATTATGGCAGCGGTGATCGGTATCCCCATGTTTCATGAACAACTCCACCTTGGAAG CTTGTTGGGGTCTATCATTGTGATAATTGGCTTGTATATTCTTCTTTGGGGAAAGAATAAAGAAATGCAGAAGTATATGGCAAAACTAGCCCAAGAAGCCGAAGCGATGAAGGAGCAGGAGCAACCTTCTCCTCCACCAGTCATCATCAGAGTCTCCGTTGATGATGATTCAAGGTGTCCATGA
- the LOC133743969 gene encoding heavy metal-associated isoprenylated plant protein 30-like, whose protein sequence is MATSLKRTFGSILSSIAFLCYTNDQHHDQRYHQHHHHKSRSNIHKLKYNMPRGRPLSLQTVELKVRMCCTGCERVVKHAIFKLRGIDSVEVNLPMEKVTVVGYVERNKVLKAVRRAGKRAEFWPYPNPPLYFTSTADYFKDTTNEFKESYNYYRHGYNIGDKHGTIPMTQRGDDKVSNMFNDDNVNACSVM, encoded by the exons ATGGCAACCTCACTAAAGAGAACATTTGGCTCAATCCTATCTTCCATTGCATTCTTGTGTTACACGAACGATCAGCACCACGATCAACGCTACCATCAACACCACCATCACAAAAGCAGAAGCAACATCCACAAACTCAAGTACAACATGCCTAGGGGTCGACCCCTTTCGTTGCAG ACTGTGGAGCTCAAGGTCAGGATGTGCTGCACTGGTTGTGAGAGAGTTGTCAAACATGCAATATTCAAGCTCAGAG GGATTGATTCGGTGGAGGTGAATCTACCAATGGAAAAGGTGACAGTAGTTGGGTATGTTGAACGGAACAAGGTACTAAAGGCGGTGAGGAGGGCTGGAAAGAGGGCCGAATTCTGGCCTTACCCCAACCCTCCCTTGTACTTCACATCCACCGCTGACTATTTCAAGGACACAACCAATGAGTTCAAAGAGAGCTACAATTACTACAGGCATGGTTACAACATTGGGGACAAACATGGTACCATTCCGATGACTCAACGGGGAGACGATAAAGTCAGCAACATGTTCAACGATGATAATGTCAATGCTTGCTCTGTCATGTAA
- the LOC133743963 gene encoding uncharacterized protein LOC133743963 — protein sequence MSDDTESSNCEPPDLEKQQHRDGGAEAVTSIPDSSAVEDTVPPLLNVVVSEPPPAPPAATANSSKEVKGQHSRNSSAHEQCRVCQQDKDEALIDLGCHCRGELAKAHRSCIDTWFQSKGSNKCEICQEVATNVSTPESQPTTNYWVWRIETTYRSQNPDQGCMSPLWVAFSILIGGLLLDVLISATLGISAVPINIIIGVIVVLGLGTVLRLALAFCHEWGSRRVVQRVDTQTVPLGYHPGL from the exons ATGAGCGATGACACGGAGAGCTCAAATTGCGAGCCTCCTGACCTTGAGAAGCAGCAGCACCGTGACGGCGGCGCTGAGGCGGTTACCTCAATTCCCGATTCTTCTGccgttgaggatacggtgccgCCGCTGCTGAACGTCGTCGTTTCCGAGCCACCACCGGCTCCGcccgccgccaccgccaatTCGTCCAAGGAGGTTAAGGGACAGCATTCCAGAAACTCCAGCGCTCATGAACAATGCAG GGTGTGTCAGCAGGATAAAGATGAAGCTTTGATTGATCTCGGATGCCATTGTCGAGGTGAACTTGCGAAAGCGCACAGATCATGTATAGACACTTGGTTTCAATCCAAAGGATCAAACAAATGCGAGATTTGCCA AGAGGTAGCTACGAATGTGTCAACTCCAGAATCCCAGCCAACT ACAAATTATTGGGTTTGGAGAATTGAAACAACCTATCGATCGCAAAACCCAGACCAG GGCTGTATGAGCCCACTTTGGGTGGCATTCTCAATCCTCATTGGTGGTCTGCTGTTGGACGTGCTAATATCTGCCACCCTTGGCATCTCTGCAGTTCCCATTAACATTATCATCG GTGTTATTGTGGTCCTTGGGCTTGGAACTGTACTGAGACTTGCCTTGGCCTTTTGCCATGAGTGGGGTTCGAGGAGAGTTGTGCAGCGGGTGGACACACAGACAGTGCCTCTTGGCTACCATCCTGGTCTTTAG
- the LOC133745401 gene encoding WAT1-related protein At3g30340-like isoform X1 yields the protein MAGEMKGFDEWKPFIAMVAIDFAFAIVNILLKKVLDEGMNHLVLITYRLTISTIFLAPISYFWERNSRPKLTPRIVCYLFLSAIVGSSITQYFFLLGIQYTSATFACAFVNMVPMVTFIMAVPFGLEKVNLKCNSGRAKVLGTLVCLCGAAILTLYKGVPLFDHSKSTSTQITMMDHGIKLSSTRNKERWTIGSIALVAGTLLWSSWFLVQSNIGKLYPCQYSSTTIMNFFGAIQSGILGLCTSKNLSVWVLRGKAQVLTVMFAGMIASGLGFVGMSWCVKKRGPVFTAAFSPLVQIMAAVIGIPMFHEQLHLGSSLLGSIIVIIGLYILLWGKNKEMQKYMAKLAQEAEAMKEQEQPSPPPVIIRVSVDDDSRCP from the exons ATGGCCGGGGAGATGAAGGGATTCGACGAATGGAAGCCTTTCATTGCTATGGTAGCCATAGATTTTGCGTTTGCCATAGTGAATATTCTGCTCAAGAAAGTGCTTGATGAAGGAATGAACCATTTGGTTCTCATTACGTATCGGTTGACAATTTCGACCATCTTCTTGGCTCCAATTAGCTACTTTTGGGAAAG GAATAGTAGACCAAAACTCACACCAAGGATTGTATGTTACCTCTTCTTGAGTGCCATTGTTGG GTCATCCATAACACAGTACTTCTTTCTCCTTGGAATCCAATACACATCTGCTACTTTTGCTTGTGCCTTTGTCAACATGGTGCCTATGGTCACATTCATCATGGCAGTACCGTTCGG GTTAGAGAAGGTGAACTTGAAATGCAATAGCGGTAGAGCCAAAGTACTCGGTACACTGGTGTGCTTATGCGGTGCAGCGATATTGACACTTTACAAAGGAGTTCCTTTGTTTGATCATTCGAAATCTACGAGTACTCAAATTACCATGATGGATCATGGTATCAAGCTGAGCAGCACCAGAAACAAAGAGAGATGGACTATTGGTTCAATAGCTTTGGTTGCAGGAACACTGTTATGGTCTTCATGGTTTCTAGTGCAATCAAACATAGGCAAGCTATATCCATGTCAGTATTCCAGCACTACTATAATGAACTTCTTTGGTGCCATTCAGTCCGGAATCTTAGGTTTGTGCACTAGTAAGAACCTCTCCGTGTGGGTTCTGAGGGGAAAAGCACAAGTTCTCACTGTCATGTTTGCC GGGATGATAGCATCAGGCTTGGGCTTTGTGGGGATGTCATGGTGTGTGAAGAAAAGGGGACCTGTGTTTACTGCAGCATTTAGCCCCCTTGTTCAGATTATGGCAGCGGTGATCGGTATCCCCATGTTTCATGAACAACTCCACCTTGGAAG CAGCTTGTTGGGGTCTATCATTGTGATAATTGGCTTGTATATTCTTCTTTGGGGAAAGAATAAAGAAATGCAGAAGTATATGGCAAAACTAGCCCAAGAAGCCGAAGCGATGAAGGAGCAGGAGCAACCTTCTCCTCCACCAGTCATCATCAGAGTCTCCGTTGATGATGATTCAAGGTGTCCATGA